In one window of Hevea brasiliensis isolate MT/VB/25A 57/8 chromosome 10, ASM3005281v1, whole genome shotgun sequence DNA:
- the LOC110662458 gene encoding iron-sulfur assembly protein IscA, chloroplastic has translation MAFSATVTTPHSASFFRLRLPSNSNTLVSPQNSLSFPFSRSNFSCRSPLFVRSTSSAAVPATEGIAPAISLTDNALKHLNKMRKERDEDLCLRIGVKQGGCSGMSYTMEFENRANARPDDSIIEYNGFVIVCDPKSLLFLFGMQLDYSNALIGGGFSFKNPNATQTCGCGKSFAAEM, from the exons ATGGCGTTCTCTGCAACCGTTACTACACCGCACTCTGCTTCTTTTTTTCGCCTTCGGTTGCCCAGCAACTCCAACACACTAGTTTCGCCTCAAAATTCTCTCTCTTTTCCATTTTCAAGATCAAATTTCAGCTGTAGATCACCTCTCTTTGTTCGATCAACATCGTCTGCAG CTGTTCCGGCGACTGAGGGGATTGCGCCGGCGATTTCACTTACGGATAATGCATTGAAGCACTTGAATAAGATGAGGAAAGAGCGGGATGAAGATTTGTGCTTGAGAATCGGGGTTAAACAGGGTGGATGCTCGGGTATGTCTTACACTATGGAGTTTGAGAATAGAGCAAATGCGAGACCTGATGACTCTATCATCGAGTACAATGGTTTTGTGATTG TTTGTGATCCAAAGAGTCTGCTTTTCctatttggtatgcaattggattATAGTAATGCTCTAATTGGTGGAGGTTTCTCTTTTAAGAACCCAAATGCTACACAAACGTGTGGTTGTGGTAAATCCTTTGCAGCAGAGATGTGA